In Vespula vulgaris chromosome 10, iyVesVulg1.1, whole genome shotgun sequence, the following are encoded in one genomic region:
- the LOC127066734 gene encoding echinoderm microtubule-associated protein-like 2 isoform X8, with the protein MSTPDTMDTIDEAEQAWREYREYVHSIEIFSSIYDIEISFKDEMLECETGSLLGRVADLERQSLAQRDEIVCLRATLADALRRISQLEGREKREEERNERRNERMVSSPLRNGHVSLRNNQNSVPQKDLRLRQSGGTNVRNSSCSSSQDIQDANSSPRRPVSYSHSSQLPQRRSVHYQSTGSLHSDSPSSSSVSPVPSPSPRATPLPIASTRDMQYNEEEGTVRMYLRGRPVVLYVPTPMIDHYDLHKVTTPPQSKLKLDWVYGYRGRDCRSNLHLLPTGEIVYFVAAVVVLYNMEEHSQRHYLGHTDDVKCIAIHPNKLVVATGQTCGLDRRDALPHIRIWNSVSLATLSVIGNGEFDGSICCLSFSKADGGNYLCAIDETSDHNISIWDWQKSDKGTKLTETKCSVDTVVCAEWHPLERNQIVSCGKGHVSFWSLDNGGMLYKRMGIFESREKPRYVTCVAFNQNGDVLTGDSNGNIIVWARGTNTIFRLVRNLHEGSIFSICVLKNGNVITGGGKDGRILLFDGSLNPTGEAAQIEDHFGGIRTLSEGRGSQLLVGTTKNCILIGDIEMGFNPTMLGHTEEVWGLAAHPTLPQFATAGHDRLLQMWDSLSHTVVWSKDIGEQAQSIGFSPDGTVMVVGCVSGKWLAIDSETRELYTHHTDGSEPIQVVTFSPSGNLLALGSRDNYIYVYQVNEDATKYSRVGRCMPKRIRRHGGHSSFITHLDWSVDGQYLRSNSGDYELLFWNPGICRQISQSSIFRDVDWATHTCIISFETIGIWPEGADGTDINNCSRSGDGKLLATGDDFGKVKLFSHPACQPKSLYHSYGGHSSHVTNVSFLQDDTRLVSTGGNDTSVLQWVVN; encoded by the exons ATGTCCACGCCGGACACGATGGATACCATCGACGAGGCGGAGCAAGCTTGGCGTGAGTACCGAGAATACGTGCAtagtattgaaatattttcttcgatatacgACATTGAGATATCTTTTAAAG aCGAGATGTTAGAATGCGAGACTGGATCCTTGTTGGGTCGAGTCGCAGACCTCGAAAGGCAATCCTTGGCGCAAAGAGACGAGATAGTTTGTCTTCGTGCTACTTTGGCGGACGCGTTAAGGCGAATCTCTCAGCTCGAAggacgagagaagagagaggaggaaagaaatgagaggagaaacgaaaggatGGTATCATCGCCATTAAGGAACGGCCATGTTTCTCTTAGAA ATAATCAAAACTCGGTGCCTCAAAAAGATTTGCGTTTACGTCAAAGCGGTGGTACCAACGTTAGAAATTCGTCATGCTCGTCGTCTCAGGATATTCAGGATGCGAACTCGAGTCCTAGACGACCGGTTAGTTATTCGCATTCTTCGCAACTGCCACAAAG AAGATCGGTTCATTATCAGTCAACGGGATCGTTACATTCGGATAGTCCTAGCAGTAGTAGCGTTTCACCGGTGCCATCGCCAAGTCCACGAGCCACACCATTACCAATAGCCAG TACCAGAGACATGCAGTACAATGAGGAGGAAGGTACCGTCCGTATGTACCTGCGAGGACGACCAGTCGTCCTTTACGTTCCAACACCTATGATCGATCATTACGATCTTCATAAAGTAACAACACCACCCCAAAGTAAACTCAAATTGGATTGGGTCTATGGATATCGAGGGAGAGATTGTCGTAGCAATTTACATCTATTGCCAACTGGCGAGATCGTTTACTTCGTTGCTGCGGTGGTTGTACTTTATAATATGGAAGAACATAGTCAGAGACATTATTTGGGTCACACGGACGATGTCAAATG CATCGCGATACACCCAAATAAACTGGTAGTTGCAACTGGACAAACATGTGGCCTGGATCGACGTGACGCGTTG CCACACATCAGAATATGGAACTCAGTAAGCTTGGCTACATTGAGCGTAATTGGTAATGGAGAGTTTGACGGATCGATTTGTTGTTTGTCATTCTCGAAAGCTGACGGTGGTAATTATTTATGTGCCATCGACGAAACGTCCGAtcataatatatcgatttggGATTGGCAAAAAAGCGATAAAGGAACTAAATTAACCGAGACGAAG TGCTCCGTCGACACGGTTGTTTGCGCTGAATGGCATCCTCTCGAACGAAATCAAATCGTCTCCTGTGGTAAAGGTCACGTATCTTTCTGGTCCTTGGACAATGGTGGTATGCTGTATAAAAGAATGGGTATATTCGAAAGTAGAGAGAAACCCAGATACGTCACGTGTGTCGCTTTCAATCAAAATGGAGATGTACTTACCGGTGACAGTAATGGCAATATCATTGTTTGGGCAAGag gCACCAACACTATCTTCAGATTGGTTAGAAATCTTCATGAAggatcgatattttctatatgtGTTCTGAAGAATGGAAATGTTATTACCGGAGGAGGAAAAGATGGCAGAATATTGCTTTTTGATGGATCTTTAAATCCGACAGGAGAAGCAGCACAA ATCGAGGATCATTTTGGTGGAATTCGTACTTTATCAGAAGGCAGAGGATCACAATTATTGGTTGGCACgacaaaaaattgtattcttaTTGGAGACATAGAAATGGGATTCAATCCAACGATGTTAGGACATACTGAAGAAGTTTGGGGATTGGCAGCTCATCCTACATTGCCTCAATTCGCAACCGCAGGTCATGATAGATTGTTACAAATGTGGGATAGTCTCAGTCATACAGTGGTATGGAGTAAAGATATAGGG GAACAAGCACAAAGCATTGGTTTCTCTCCTGATGGTACCGTTATGGTGGTTGGCTGTGTATCTGGAAAATGGTTGGCCATTGATAGCGAGACCCGTGAATTATATACTCACCATACGGATGGATCAGAGCCGATTCAA GTGGTCACATTCTCCCCAAGTGGAAATCTTCTTGCGCTTGGTTCacgagataattatatttatgtttatcaAGTAAATGAGGATGCTACTAAATATAGTAGAGTGGGCAGATGTATG CCTAAGCGGATACGAAGGCACGGA GGACATTCAAGTTTTATAACTCATTTGGATTGGTCAGTGGATGGACAATACTTGCGTAGCAACAGTGGAGATTATgaacttttatttt GGAATCCTGGTATTTGTCGTCAAATATCTCAGTCCTCCATTTTTAGAGATGTCGATTGGGCAACTCATACCTGCATAATATCTTTCGAGACTATTGGTATTTGGCCAGAAGGTGCAGATGGTacggatataaataattgcagCCGCAGTGGAGATGGAAAACTTCTTGCTACAGGAGATGACTTTGGAAAAGTCAAATTATTTTCGCATCCTGCGTGTCAACCAAAG TCATTATATCATAGCTATGGTGGTCACTCCAGTCATGTGACAAATGTATCGTTCCTTCAAGATGATACTAGACTGGTGTCAACGGGCGGAAATGACACTAGTGTTCTTCAATGGGTAGTAAATTAA
- the LOC127066734 gene encoding echinoderm microtubule-associated protein-like 2 isoform X7 — MLECETGSLLGRVADLERQSLAQRDEIVCLRATLADALRRISQLEGREKREEERNERRNERMVSSPLRNGHVSLRNNQNSVPQKDLRLRQSGGTNVRNSSCSSSQDIQDANSSPRRPVSYSHSSQLPQRRSVHYQSTGSLHSDSPSSSSVSPVPSPSPRATPLPIARSPTTRSNGPPQSSLRRAKRWSSTGDFTHSPQNQGSNSQLVGARLSASTKSLFNLFKPAVLNNVKHGTRDMQYNEEEGTVRMYLRGRPVVLYVPTPMIDHYDLHKVTTPPQSKLKLDWVYGYRGRDCRSNLHLLPTGEIVYFVAAVVVLYNMEEHSQRHYLGHTDDVKCIAIHPNKLVVATGQTCGLDRRDALPHIRIWNSVSLATLSVIGNGEFDGSICCLSFSKADGGNYLCAIDETSDHNISIWDWQKSDKGTKLTETKCSVDTVVCAEWHPLERNQIVSCGKGHVSFWSLDNGGMLYKRMGIFESREKPRYVTCVAFNQNGDVLTGDSNGNIIVWARGTNTIFRLVRNLHEGSIFSICVLKNGNVITGGGKDGRILLFDGSLNPTGEAAQIEDHFGGIRTLSEGRGSQLLVGTTKNCILIGDIEMGFNPTMLGHTEEVWGLAAHPTLPQFATAGHDRLLQMWDSLSHTVVWSKDIGEQAQSIGFSPDGTVMVVGCVSGKWLAIDSETRELYTHHTDGSEPIQVVTFSPSGNLLALGSRDNYIYVYQVNEDATKYSRVGRCMPKRIRRHGGHSSFITHLDWSVDGQYLRSNSGDYELLFWNPGICRQISQSSIFRDVDWATHTCIISFETIGIWPEGADGTDINNCSRSGDGKLLATGDDFGKVKLFSHPACQPKSLYHSYGGHSSHVTNVSFLQDDTRLVSTGGNDTSVLQWVVN, encoded by the exons ATGTTAGAATGCGAGACTGGATCCTTGTTGGGTCGAGTCGCAGACCTCGAAAGGCAATCCTTGGCGCAAAGAGACGAGATAGTTTGTCTTCGTGCTACTTTGGCGGACGCGTTAAGGCGAATCTCTCAGCTCGAAggacgagagaagagagaggaggaaagaaatgagaggagaaacgaaaggatGGTATCATCGCCATTAAGGAACGGCCATGTTTCTCTTAGAA ATAATCAAAACTCGGTGCCTCAAAAAGATTTGCGTTTACGTCAAAGCGGTGGTACCAACGTTAGAAATTCGTCATGCTCGTCGTCTCAGGATATTCAGGATGCGAACTCGAGTCCTAGACGACCGGTTAGTTATTCGCATTCTTCGCAACTGCCACAAAG AAGATCGGTTCATTATCAGTCAACGGGATCGTTACATTCGGATAGTCCTAGCAGTAGTAGCGTTTCACCGGTGCCATCGCCAAGTCCACGAGCCACACCATTACCAATAGCCAG GTCACCCACAACAAGGTCAAATGGTCCACCACAGAGTAGCTTGCGAAGAGCAAAAAGGTGGTCCTCAACTGGCGACTTTACGCATTCTCCGCAAAATCAAGGAAGCAACTCTCAACTAGTTGGTGCTAG ATTGTCGGCATCCACCAAGTCCCTGTTCAACCTCTTCAAGCCCGCGGTGCTGAACAACGTCAAACACGG TACCAGAGACATGCAGTACAATGAGGAGGAAGGTACCGTCCGTATGTACCTGCGAGGACGACCAGTCGTCCTTTACGTTCCAACACCTATGATCGATCATTACGATCTTCATAAAGTAACAACACCACCCCAAAGTAAACTCAAATTGGATTGGGTCTATGGATATCGAGGGAGAGATTGTCGTAGCAATTTACATCTATTGCCAACTGGCGAGATCGTTTACTTCGTTGCTGCGGTGGTTGTACTTTATAATATGGAAGAACATAGTCAGAGACATTATTTGGGTCACACGGACGATGTCAAATG CATCGCGATACACCCAAATAAACTGGTAGTTGCAACTGGACAAACATGTGGCCTGGATCGACGTGACGCGTTG CCACACATCAGAATATGGAACTCAGTAAGCTTGGCTACATTGAGCGTAATTGGTAATGGAGAGTTTGACGGATCGATTTGTTGTTTGTCATTCTCGAAAGCTGACGGTGGTAATTATTTATGTGCCATCGACGAAACGTCCGAtcataatatatcgatttggGATTGGCAAAAAAGCGATAAAGGAACTAAATTAACCGAGACGAAG TGCTCCGTCGACACGGTTGTTTGCGCTGAATGGCATCCTCTCGAACGAAATCAAATCGTCTCCTGTGGTAAAGGTCACGTATCTTTCTGGTCCTTGGACAATGGTGGTATGCTGTATAAAAGAATGGGTATATTCGAAAGTAGAGAGAAACCCAGATACGTCACGTGTGTCGCTTTCAATCAAAATGGAGATGTACTTACCGGTGACAGTAATGGCAATATCATTGTTTGGGCAAGag gCACCAACACTATCTTCAGATTGGTTAGAAATCTTCATGAAggatcgatattttctatatgtGTTCTGAAGAATGGAAATGTTATTACCGGAGGAGGAAAAGATGGCAGAATATTGCTTTTTGATGGATCTTTAAATCCGACAGGAGAAGCAGCACAA ATCGAGGATCATTTTGGTGGAATTCGTACTTTATCAGAAGGCAGAGGATCACAATTATTGGTTGGCACgacaaaaaattgtattcttaTTGGAGACATAGAAATGGGATTCAATCCAACGATGTTAGGACATACTGAAGAAGTTTGGGGATTGGCAGCTCATCCTACATTGCCTCAATTCGCAACCGCAGGTCATGATAGATTGTTACAAATGTGGGATAGTCTCAGTCATACAGTGGTATGGAGTAAAGATATAGGG GAACAAGCACAAAGCATTGGTTTCTCTCCTGATGGTACCGTTATGGTGGTTGGCTGTGTATCTGGAAAATGGTTGGCCATTGATAGCGAGACCCGTGAATTATATACTCACCATACGGATGGATCAGAGCCGATTCAA GTGGTCACATTCTCCCCAAGTGGAAATCTTCTTGCGCTTGGTTCacgagataattatatttatgtttatcaAGTAAATGAGGATGCTACTAAATATAGTAGAGTGGGCAGATGTATG CCTAAGCGGATACGAAGGCACGGA GGACATTCAAGTTTTATAACTCATTTGGATTGGTCAGTGGATGGACAATACTTGCGTAGCAACAGTGGAGATTATgaacttttatttt GGAATCCTGGTATTTGTCGTCAAATATCTCAGTCCTCCATTTTTAGAGATGTCGATTGGGCAACTCATACCTGCATAATATCTTTCGAGACTATTGGTATTTGGCCAGAAGGTGCAGATGGTacggatataaataattgcagCCGCAGTGGAGATGGAAAACTTCTTGCTACAGGAGATGACTTTGGAAAAGTCAAATTATTTTCGCATCCTGCGTGTCAACCAAAG TCATTATATCATAGCTATGGTGGTCACTCCAGTCATGTGACAAATGTATCGTTCCTTCAAGATGATACTAGACTGGTGTCAACGGGCGGAAATGACACTAGTGTTCTTCAATGGGTAGTAAATTAA
- the LOC127066734 gene encoding echinoderm microtubule-associated protein-like 2 isoform X6, giving the protein MSTPDTMDTIDEAEQAWHEMLECETGSLLGRVADLERQSLAQRDEIVCLRATLADALRRISQLEGREKREEERNERRNERMVSSPLRNGHVSLRNNQNSVPQKDLRLRQSGGTNVRNSSCSSSQDIQDANSSPRRPVSYSHSSQLPQRRSVHYQSTGSLHSDSPSSSSVSPVPSPSPRATPLPIARSPTTRSNGPPQSSLRRAKRWSSTGDFTHSPQNQGSNSQLVGARLSASTKSLFNLFKPAVLNNVKHGTRDMQYNEEEGTVRMYLRGRPVVLYVPTPMIDHYDLHKVTTPPQSKLKLDWVYGYRGRDCRSNLHLLPTGEIVYFVAAVVVLYNMEEHSQRHYLGHTDDVKCIAIHPNKLVVATGQTCGLDRRDALPHIRIWNSVSLATLSVIGNGEFDGSICCLSFSKADGGNYLCAIDETSDHNISIWDWQKSDKGTKLTETKCSVDTVVCAEWHPLERNQIVSCGKGHVSFWSLDNGGMLYKRMGIFESREKPRYVTCVAFNQNGDVLTGDSNGNIIVWARGTNTIFRLVRNLHEGSIFSICVLKNGNVITGGGKDGRILLFDGSLNPTGEAAQIEDHFGGIRTLSEGRGSQLLVGTTKNCILIGDIEMGFNPTMLGHTEEVWGLAAHPTLPQFATAGHDRLLQMWDSLSHTVVWSKDIGEQAQSIGFSPDGTVMVVGCVSGKWLAIDSETRELYTHHTDGSEPIQVVTFSPSGNLLALGSRDNYIYVYQVNEDATKYSRVGRCMGHSSFITHLDWSVDGQYLRSNSGDYELLFWNPGICRQISQSSIFRDVDWATHTCIISFETIGIWPEGADGTDINNCSRSGDGKLLATGDDFGKVKLFSHPACQPKSLYHSYGGHSSHVTNVSFLQDDTRLVSTGGNDTSVLQWVVN; this is encoded by the exons ATGTCCACGCCGGACACGATGGATACCATCGACGAGGCGGAGCAAGCTTGGC aCGAGATGTTAGAATGCGAGACTGGATCCTTGTTGGGTCGAGTCGCAGACCTCGAAAGGCAATCCTTGGCGCAAAGAGACGAGATAGTTTGTCTTCGTGCTACTTTGGCGGACGCGTTAAGGCGAATCTCTCAGCTCGAAggacgagagaagagagaggaggaaagaaatgagaggagaaacgaaaggatGGTATCATCGCCATTAAGGAACGGCCATGTTTCTCTTAGAA ATAATCAAAACTCGGTGCCTCAAAAAGATTTGCGTTTACGTCAAAGCGGTGGTACCAACGTTAGAAATTCGTCATGCTCGTCGTCTCAGGATATTCAGGATGCGAACTCGAGTCCTAGACGACCGGTTAGTTATTCGCATTCTTCGCAACTGCCACAAAG AAGATCGGTTCATTATCAGTCAACGGGATCGTTACATTCGGATAGTCCTAGCAGTAGTAGCGTTTCACCGGTGCCATCGCCAAGTCCACGAGCCACACCATTACCAATAGCCAG GTCACCCACAACAAGGTCAAATGGTCCACCACAGAGTAGCTTGCGAAGAGCAAAAAGGTGGTCCTCAACTGGCGACTTTACGCATTCTCCGCAAAATCAAGGAAGCAACTCTCAACTAGTTGGTGCTAG ATTGTCGGCATCCACCAAGTCCCTGTTCAACCTCTTCAAGCCCGCGGTGCTGAACAACGTCAAACACGG TACCAGAGACATGCAGTACAATGAGGAGGAAGGTACCGTCCGTATGTACCTGCGAGGACGACCAGTCGTCCTTTACGTTCCAACACCTATGATCGATCATTACGATCTTCATAAAGTAACAACACCACCCCAAAGTAAACTCAAATTGGATTGGGTCTATGGATATCGAGGGAGAGATTGTCGTAGCAATTTACATCTATTGCCAACTGGCGAGATCGTTTACTTCGTTGCTGCGGTGGTTGTACTTTATAATATGGAAGAACATAGTCAGAGACATTATTTGGGTCACACGGACGATGTCAAATG CATCGCGATACACCCAAATAAACTGGTAGTTGCAACTGGACAAACATGTGGCCTGGATCGACGTGACGCGTTG CCACACATCAGAATATGGAACTCAGTAAGCTTGGCTACATTGAGCGTAATTGGTAATGGAGAGTTTGACGGATCGATTTGTTGTTTGTCATTCTCGAAAGCTGACGGTGGTAATTATTTATGTGCCATCGACGAAACGTCCGAtcataatatatcgatttggGATTGGCAAAAAAGCGATAAAGGAACTAAATTAACCGAGACGAAG TGCTCCGTCGACACGGTTGTTTGCGCTGAATGGCATCCTCTCGAACGAAATCAAATCGTCTCCTGTGGTAAAGGTCACGTATCTTTCTGGTCCTTGGACAATGGTGGTATGCTGTATAAAAGAATGGGTATATTCGAAAGTAGAGAGAAACCCAGATACGTCACGTGTGTCGCTTTCAATCAAAATGGAGATGTACTTACCGGTGACAGTAATGGCAATATCATTGTTTGGGCAAGag gCACCAACACTATCTTCAGATTGGTTAGAAATCTTCATGAAggatcgatattttctatatgtGTTCTGAAGAATGGAAATGTTATTACCGGAGGAGGAAAAGATGGCAGAATATTGCTTTTTGATGGATCTTTAAATCCGACAGGAGAAGCAGCACAA ATCGAGGATCATTTTGGTGGAATTCGTACTTTATCAGAAGGCAGAGGATCACAATTATTGGTTGGCACgacaaaaaattgtattcttaTTGGAGACATAGAAATGGGATTCAATCCAACGATGTTAGGACATACTGAAGAAGTTTGGGGATTGGCAGCTCATCCTACATTGCCTCAATTCGCAACCGCAGGTCATGATAGATTGTTACAAATGTGGGATAGTCTCAGTCATACAGTGGTATGGAGTAAAGATATAGGG GAACAAGCACAAAGCATTGGTTTCTCTCCTGATGGTACCGTTATGGTGGTTGGCTGTGTATCTGGAAAATGGTTGGCCATTGATAGCGAGACCCGTGAATTATATACTCACCATACGGATGGATCAGAGCCGATTCAA GTGGTCACATTCTCCCCAAGTGGAAATCTTCTTGCGCTTGGTTCacgagataattatatttatgtttatcaAGTAAATGAGGATGCTACTAAATATAGTAGAGTGGGCAGATGTATG GGACATTCAAGTTTTATAACTCATTTGGATTGGTCAGTGGATGGACAATACTTGCGTAGCAACAGTGGAGATTATgaacttttatttt GGAATCCTGGTATTTGTCGTCAAATATCTCAGTCCTCCATTTTTAGAGATGTCGATTGGGCAACTCATACCTGCATAATATCTTTCGAGACTATTGGTATTTGGCCAGAAGGTGCAGATGGTacggatataaataattgcagCCGCAGTGGAGATGGAAAACTTCTTGCTACAGGAGATGACTTTGGAAAAGTCAAATTATTTTCGCATCCTGCGTGTCAACCAAAG TCATTATATCATAGCTATGGTGGTCACTCCAGTCATGTGACAAATGTATCGTTCCTTCAAGATGATACTAGACTGGTGTCAACGGGCGGAAATGACACTAGTGTTCTTCAATGGGTAGTAAATTAA
- the LOC127066734 gene encoding echinoderm microtubule-associated protein-like 2 isoform X2, translating to MSTPDTMDTIDEAEQAWREYREYVHSIEIFSSIYDIEISFKDEMLECETGSLLGRVADLERQSLAQRDEIVCLRATLADALRRISQLEGREKREEERNERRNERMVSSPLRNGHVSLRNNQNSVPQKDLRLRQSGGTNVRNSSCSSSQDIQDANSSPRRPVSYSHSSQLPQRRSVHYQSTGSLHSDSPSSSSVSPVPSPSPRATPLPIARSPTTRSNGPPQSSLRRAKRWSSTGDFTHSPQNQGSNSQLVGARLSASTKSLFNLFKPAVLNNVKHGTRDMQYNEEEGTVRMYLRGRPVVLYVPTPMIDHYDLHKVTTPPQSKLKLDWVYGYRGRDCRSNLHLLPTGEIVYFVAAVVVLYNMEEHSQRHYLGHTDDVKCIAIHPNKLVVATGQTCGLDRRDALPHIRIWNSVSLATLSVIGNGEFDGSICCLSFSKADGGNYLCAIDETSDHNISIWDWQKSDKGTKLTETKCSVDTVVCAEWHPLERNQIVSCGKGHVSFWSLDNGGMLYKRMGIFESREKPRYVTCVAFNQNGDVLTGDSNGNIIVWARGTNTIFRLVRNLHEGSIFSICVLKNGNVITGGGKDGRILLFDGSLNPTGEAAQIEDHFGGIRTLSEGRGSQLLVGTTKNCILIGDIEMGFNPTMLGHTEEVWGLAAHPTLPQFATAGHDRLLQMWDSLSHTVVWSKDIGEQAQSIGFSPDGTVMVVGCVSGKWLAIDSETRELYTHHTDGSEPIQVVTFSPSGNLLALGSRDNYIYVYQVNEDATKYSRVGRCMGHSSFITHLDWSVDGQYLRSNSGDYELLFWNPGICRQISQSSIFRDVDWATHTCIISFETIGIWPEGADGTDINNCSRSGDGKLLATGDDFGKVKLFSHPACQPKSLYHSYGGHSSHVTNVSFLQDDTRLVSTGGNDTSVLQWVVN from the exons ATGTCCACGCCGGACACGATGGATACCATCGACGAGGCGGAGCAAGCTTGGCGTGAGTACCGAGAATACGTGCAtagtattgaaatattttcttcgatatacgACATTGAGATATCTTTTAAAG aCGAGATGTTAGAATGCGAGACTGGATCCTTGTTGGGTCGAGTCGCAGACCTCGAAAGGCAATCCTTGGCGCAAAGAGACGAGATAGTTTGTCTTCGTGCTACTTTGGCGGACGCGTTAAGGCGAATCTCTCAGCTCGAAggacgagagaagagagaggaggaaagaaatgagaggagaaacgaaaggatGGTATCATCGCCATTAAGGAACGGCCATGTTTCTCTTAGAA ATAATCAAAACTCGGTGCCTCAAAAAGATTTGCGTTTACGTCAAAGCGGTGGTACCAACGTTAGAAATTCGTCATGCTCGTCGTCTCAGGATATTCAGGATGCGAACTCGAGTCCTAGACGACCGGTTAGTTATTCGCATTCTTCGCAACTGCCACAAAG AAGATCGGTTCATTATCAGTCAACGGGATCGTTACATTCGGATAGTCCTAGCAGTAGTAGCGTTTCACCGGTGCCATCGCCAAGTCCACGAGCCACACCATTACCAATAGCCAG GTCACCCACAACAAGGTCAAATGGTCCACCACAGAGTAGCTTGCGAAGAGCAAAAAGGTGGTCCTCAACTGGCGACTTTACGCATTCTCCGCAAAATCAAGGAAGCAACTCTCAACTAGTTGGTGCTAG ATTGTCGGCATCCACCAAGTCCCTGTTCAACCTCTTCAAGCCCGCGGTGCTGAACAACGTCAAACACGG TACCAGAGACATGCAGTACAATGAGGAGGAAGGTACCGTCCGTATGTACCTGCGAGGACGACCAGTCGTCCTTTACGTTCCAACACCTATGATCGATCATTACGATCTTCATAAAGTAACAACACCACCCCAAAGTAAACTCAAATTGGATTGGGTCTATGGATATCGAGGGAGAGATTGTCGTAGCAATTTACATCTATTGCCAACTGGCGAGATCGTTTACTTCGTTGCTGCGGTGGTTGTACTTTATAATATGGAAGAACATAGTCAGAGACATTATTTGGGTCACACGGACGATGTCAAATG CATCGCGATACACCCAAATAAACTGGTAGTTGCAACTGGACAAACATGTGGCCTGGATCGACGTGACGCGTTG CCACACATCAGAATATGGAACTCAGTAAGCTTGGCTACATTGAGCGTAATTGGTAATGGAGAGTTTGACGGATCGATTTGTTGTTTGTCATTCTCGAAAGCTGACGGTGGTAATTATTTATGTGCCATCGACGAAACGTCCGAtcataatatatcgatttggGATTGGCAAAAAAGCGATAAAGGAACTAAATTAACCGAGACGAAG TGCTCCGTCGACACGGTTGTTTGCGCTGAATGGCATCCTCTCGAACGAAATCAAATCGTCTCCTGTGGTAAAGGTCACGTATCTTTCTGGTCCTTGGACAATGGTGGTATGCTGTATAAAAGAATGGGTATATTCGAAAGTAGAGAGAAACCCAGATACGTCACGTGTGTCGCTTTCAATCAAAATGGAGATGTACTTACCGGTGACAGTAATGGCAATATCATTGTTTGGGCAAGag gCACCAACACTATCTTCAGATTGGTTAGAAATCTTCATGAAggatcgatattttctatatgtGTTCTGAAGAATGGAAATGTTATTACCGGAGGAGGAAAAGATGGCAGAATATTGCTTTTTGATGGATCTTTAAATCCGACAGGAGAAGCAGCACAA ATCGAGGATCATTTTGGTGGAATTCGTACTTTATCAGAAGGCAGAGGATCACAATTATTGGTTGGCACgacaaaaaattgtattcttaTTGGAGACATAGAAATGGGATTCAATCCAACGATGTTAGGACATACTGAAGAAGTTTGGGGATTGGCAGCTCATCCTACATTGCCTCAATTCGCAACCGCAGGTCATGATAGATTGTTACAAATGTGGGATAGTCTCAGTCATACAGTGGTATGGAGTAAAGATATAGGG GAACAAGCACAAAGCATTGGTTTCTCTCCTGATGGTACCGTTATGGTGGTTGGCTGTGTATCTGGAAAATGGTTGGCCATTGATAGCGAGACCCGTGAATTATATACTCACCATACGGATGGATCAGAGCCGATTCAA GTGGTCACATTCTCCCCAAGTGGAAATCTTCTTGCGCTTGGTTCacgagataattatatttatgtttatcaAGTAAATGAGGATGCTACTAAATATAGTAGAGTGGGCAGATGTATG GGACATTCAAGTTTTATAACTCATTTGGATTGGTCAGTGGATGGACAATACTTGCGTAGCAACAGTGGAGATTATgaacttttatttt GGAATCCTGGTATTTGTCGTCAAATATCTCAGTCCTCCATTTTTAGAGATGTCGATTGGGCAACTCATACCTGCATAATATCTTTCGAGACTATTGGTATTTGGCCAGAAGGTGCAGATGGTacggatataaataattgcagCCGCAGTGGAGATGGAAAACTTCTTGCTACAGGAGATGACTTTGGAAAAGTCAAATTATTTTCGCATCCTGCGTGTCAACCAAAG TCATTATATCATAGCTATGGTGGTCACTCCAGTCATGTGACAAATGTATCGTTCCTTCAAGATGATACTAGACTGGTGTCAACGGGCGGAAATGACACTAGTGTTCTTCAATGGGTAGTAAATTAA